ATGTTTAGTCTGCTGTTGCACCAAACTTTTTAACTGGCGATAAGTACTTTTCCACTCACGATACGCATTAAAGTTGATTAACTCTTCGCCACAATAACGCCGGAACTGGCTATTGCTTAATTCCGCTTGCTGCTGATGCAGGTAGTTCCACAAGTTAATAATAGCGATAAAGTCTGACGTTTTATGGCTATATCTCGCATGCTTTTGTTGAGCTTGCTCTTTCTTGTCAAAGGGCCATTCACGAGGGTCTTTAACGGATAAAAATGCCGCCAATACCAAAGCGTAGTTTAGGAAATTTTTTTCCTGCCCCGCCAACAAAATACGAGCTAATCTAGGCTCTATCGGCAGACGAGCCATTTGGCGGCCAATTGAAGTCAGCTCCTTATCGCCGCCAATTGCCTGCAACTCATTCAACAACGTTAAACCATCACTGACCTGACGATCAGCGGGCGGATCGATAAACGGAAACGCGTCAATATCACCCAACTTTAGCTGCTTCATTTGTAAAATAACTGCCGCTAAATTGGTTCTTAAAATCTCAGCGTCGGTAAACTCTTGGCGGTCATTAAAATCTTCTTCACTGTACAAACGAATACAAATACCTTCAGCAACCCGGCCGCAGCGTCCTTTTCTTTGGTTAGCGCTTGCTTGTGACACCTTTTCAATCGGTAAGCGCTGAATTTTACTGCGAACGGAATAGCGACTCATGCGTGCAAGGCCAGGGTCAATCACATAGCGGATGCCCGGTACCGTGATCGAGGTCTCAGCAACATTAGTCGCAAGCACGATACGGCGCTTGCCACCAGAAGGCCGGAAAATCCGCTCCTGCTCAGACATGGATAGTCGCGCATAGAGCGGTAACACCTCACAGTTTTTAAACGCTTCTTTACGAAGATGTTTTGCTGTGTCTCGAATATCCGCTTCACCCGGTAAGAAAATCAAAATATCACCGGGTCCATGAGCCATGATTTCCTCTACAGCATGACCGATGTGATCCGTTTGCGGTAAGGGGTTTTCTTCATCGTTTGGACGATACCAGACATCAACAGGGTACGTTCTACCGCTAATCTCCAACACAGGAGCAGGCCTACCATCAAGTTTAAAGTGCTCAGAAAACCGCTGAACATCGATTGTTGCCGAAGTAATAATGATTTTAAGATCGGACCGCTTAGCCACTAATCGCTTTAAGTAGCCCAGCAAAAAATCAATATTAAGGCTTCGCTCGTGCGCCTCATCAATGATGATGGCGTTATATTGTAGTAACAAAGGATCGTGGATGATTTCATTCAACAAGACACCGTCAGTCATGACTTTTACCGGTGTCACAGCATTGGTTTGATCATTAAACCGAATGTTGTAACCAATGACTTGACCGATATCGCTTTTCAGCTCTTCCGCAATCCGTCTCGACACGCTGGTCGCGGCAACGCGTCGTGGCTGGGTATGGCCAATGCGGCCTCTGCGCCCCAACCCCAGCTCTAAACATATTTTCGGCAGCTGAGTGGTTTTACCGGAGCCAGTTTCCCCCGCAATGACGACTATCTGATGCTCTTTAATTAACTGGGCAACTTTGTCTCGCGACTGTGAAACCGGTAATGCATCTTCATACTCAATAACCTGCGGAATGATCGCGTGACGCTGGCTTACTATTTTGGATGAATCGTGCAGCAAGCGCTCCAGCTTGCCCTCAAGTTTGGTCGCAGGCAAGTTCTGTTGAGTACGCTTTTTGATGGCTTGTTGGAGGTTTTTAATAGCCGAAAGATCGCTCAATAAGCAATCCTTCAGATCAATAGCCGAATTCGGTTTAGACATAAAGTGAGTATATCGTATTAGTTGGTTGTCGAGTCCCAGAAGGCGTCTACAGCCCGAAGTTCGCCGAGATAATCAGCCACAGGACGGTAAAAGTCTTTATCCTCCCAGTAGCCCGTATGGCACGCAGGATTCCATGAAGTAGCAGCACTACCAACGTTAATTTCGAAGTCCTCCGTCACCACATCGCTGTAGGACTCGCTGATATTTTTCATGGGATAAGCCACGACGTCGTCTTTATCGTAAAAGTTGAGCCATTTGGCATGTTCAATCAACGCAGGATTCAGTTCCGCCCCCACTTTATTGATGGGGCTGGGTAAACGCTCGGTTAAGCTGTCATAAATGGCCAAAGGACTTCCGCAAGTGATTAAACCCGCAAGCGTTCGAAAACTCTCAACATGGCTCAGCTGACTGAACTTATCAGAACCTTTAGCTTGATTGATGTCTTGGATATAGTGGGACATGATGACAGAGCCGAATGAGTGCGCCAGCAATACAACCGGCGTCGAGTCAGGATTGACATGCCTGTGAGTCGCCAACTTTTTCATGCTCTGCCCTATCCGCTCATGAATCGCTTGATACAAGCCGCTCTCAGAATCACGATCATACGCAAGCCCCAGATTCATATAGTCGATAAACAACTGTCTCATCGAGGTATAAGTTAACTCATTGCGGTAGTCGAGTCTCTGCAACAAATCATCATTGATCTGCTGCAACAAGTCGCCCCAATAGATCTCATGAAATAACAAATCATCTTCGCGACGGTGCTTAGCATCCCCTCTTAGTCTTTCTCCCTTGAGATAGCGCTCGACCACACGGTGCTTAAATTCCGTAGAATAATGCTTATCTTCCGAGCCAATACCGTGGATTATTGCCACCGCTATACGCTTCATCTATCCGTTACCCCATAAACCTTAACAAAACCCTGATATACTCTAATAAATAGCCAAGCACATCAAGTCTTTACGGCACATTTGTATCATTTGCTTTCCGCCGTCATAATTCGCTTCAACTGGTACGAGCAGTTATGTTAGACTGGTATAAGTTAAATATTAAAGGGGTTGCTATGTTAACAATAATATTACTTCTGGCCTTGATGGGTGCACTTTACCATCGAGCAAGCCTTAAAGTCACAAGCCTAGTATTGGCAGCGATTTTAGTGGCTTGGAGCGCTTATGACGGTATTCCATACGTACACTGGATTCTCTTCTTGGCCATTTTCGTGCCACTGAATCTAACCTTTGTGCGTCGCAAACTTTCAGCAAGACTGCTGGATGTCTTTAAAGGCATCATGCCGCGTATCTCTGATACAGAGCAAGAAGCGCTGGATGCGGGCACAGTATGGTGGGAAGCTGAAATGTTTGGCGGTAAGCCAAACTGGAAACGATTCCATAACTTCCAGAAAGCAACGCTATCCAAGGAAGAGCAAGAGTTTATCGAGGGGCCTCTTGAGGAACTGTGCAGCATGATTAATGACTGGCAGATTACTCATATCGACCGCGACCTGCCGCCTGAAGTTTGGAACTTCATTAAAGAGAAAGGTTTCTTTAGCTTTATTATTCCAAAAGAATACGGTGGTTTAGGCTTTTCGTCTTACGCCCAGTCTCGTGTATTAACCAAGATCAACTCGCTAAGCGCAACCGCAGGCAGTATCGTTTCAGTACCTAACTCGCTTGGCCCAGCTGAACTGTTAATGCACTACGGTACGCAAGAACAGCGCGATCATTATTTGCCGCGTTTAGCCAAGGGTGAAGACGTTCCTTGTTTCGCCTTAACAGCGATTGAAGCCGGTTCTGACGCTGGCGGCATTCCTGATAAAGGTGTGATCTGTAAAGGTCAATGGAACGGCAAAGAAGTTGTGGGTATGAAGTTAACTTGGAACAAGCGTTATATCACGCTAGCCCCAGTCGCCTCATTGCTCGGTTTAGCTTTTAAGCTGTATGACCCTGAAGGTTTACTCGGCGACAAAGAAGATTTAGGCATTACCTGTGCCTTAATCCCAACCGATACGGATGGCGTTGAAATCGGACGTCGCCACTATCCTTTAAGCACACCATTCCAAAATGGCCCGACAACCGGCAAAGATGTTTTTGTACCATTAGATTACATCATCGGTGGCCCTGACAATGCAGGCAAAGGGTGGAGAATGTTGGTCGACTGCCTATCAGCAGGTCGAGCAATTTCATTACCATCTAGTGCCAATGGCGGCGTCAAAATGGCCTCTTATACCACAGGCGCTTACGCACGTATTCGTCGACAGTTCAACGTGCCAGTGGGATATATGGAAGGCGTGATGGAAGCCTTGGCTCGTATCGCGGGCAAAACCTATATGGTTGACTCCATGTTAACCTTTACTGCGTCGGGTATCGATAGTGGTGAAAAGCCATCGGTCGCATCAGCTATCGTAAAGTGCCACACCACTGCCCTTGCCCGTGATGTTGCTTGCGATGGTATGGATGTGCATGGCGGTAAAGCCGTGATGATGGGGCCGAAAAACTACATGGCTCGTGCCTACCAAGGCGCGCCAATCTCCATTACGGTTGAAGGTGCGAATATCCTAACCCGAAGCTTAATTATCTATGGTCAGGGCTCAATCCGATGCCACCCTTATGTGTTAAAAGAAATTCAAGCAACACAAAACGAAAACCGCAAAGAAGCGATAAAGGACTTTGATAAGGCCTTATTCAGCCACGTCGGTTTCGCCATGAGTAATAAGATTCGTACGTTCTGGTTAGGCTTAACCGCAAGCTTGTTGGTTAAAAAACCGCAATCAGATTTCACCGGTCGTTACTATCAGCGCATCACTCGTTTTTCCAGCGCACTAGCGTTCCTGTCAGACGTCACCATGGGTGTCTTAGGCGGAGAACTTAAACGTCGCGAAATGATCTCAGGCCGCCTAGGCGACATGCTGAGCAATCTTTATATCGCTTCGTCGGTCTTAAAGATGTACCACGACAAAGGACGCCCTGAGCACGATAAAGAAATTGTTCAGTGGTCGTTAGAACACTGCCTGTACGAAACACAAATGGCGGCAGACGGTGTGTTGAAAAACTTCCCGATCGGCTGGCTAGGAAAAGCGCTTCGTATCGTCGTGTTCCCGCTTGGCTTACCATTGTCGCCACCGTCGGACAAACTCAGTCGCAAGCTTGCTCGTCAGCTACAAGAGCCACAAGCAATGCGCGAAGAGTTAACTCACGGCGCTTTCAAGTCTGAATCCGAAGGCAGCAACCTGTATAAAGTCGACAAAGCACTTCGCCTACAGCTTGAAATGGAGCCTATTGTTAAGAAATTCTCACAAGCACTCGGTAAACGTGCCGGTAATCACCAAGTCGTGCCATTCGCCAAAGAAGCGCTCGACGCAGGCCACATTACCCAAGACGAATACCAATTAGTGTTAGATGCAGAAGAAGCTCGACTCGAAGTTATTAATGTCGACGACTTCGCCCCAGAAGAAATGAAGCATCACTTGTCGGAGAACTAAAGTAATACCCGCGGTGGGCTAAGCTAAGCCCACCCTACTGACTTGTACGATCGTCATTCCCACGGAAGTGGGAATCTTGATATCAACAGATCCCCGCCTTCGCGGGGATGACATAGTTGCCGTTTACTGAAAAGTAAGCGGCATTTTTTTATTCATTAATCCTTTAACCATGATTTTCGATTGTCATCGAGTCCCTTTTCTTATCTGGCTAAGAAAAGGAACCAAAAGAATGCCACCCCGTCGTTAGGCCTTTCAGGCTTCCTTCGCTCCCAAAAGTTACTGACGCGCCGTCAAACTCAACATCCTGTTTCGTTTTGACTAAATTTGGCTGTCCTTGCCAAATTTGCGCTATAACTTTTTATCACTCAGCTAACTCCAAGGGGAAATAATAAACTTTCAGGCAACTTTATGCCCTTATATTGAGCTAGATTCATATCAAAATATAGCAATTAAAATCTGGATGATTTTAATAAGAGTTTTCAGCACAGGGAAGTGCTGTAAACTCTGGTGCGTTGAATATTTTGAGAGGAAGCTAGGAAGTCATGCTTGCATGACCTCAATATAGGGTGGTCTTCTCTTTGGTTACTTTCTCTTAACCACGTAAGAGAAAGTAACTCGCTGAAAGAGCGAAATACAATAGTGAAATGAAGTATCAAACAAAAAAATTAATCCACCCCGACATGGTCTGTGCAGCACTCCATAAAAAACTAAACACTGGAACACCCAAAATACTGAGTACAACGAGCCCTAAGAAAAAGAAGGTGCCGTATTTGCCATTCCATTGGTGATACTTATACTTCATCGACTTTGGTAATAGCCATTCCATAACGTAATGTCCGTCAAGCGGACCAATGGGTAATAAATTAAACAGCATCAGAAGTATATTGATCAATGCTAAGAAGGATAGCGAGGTTTGTGCGACGTTAGACTGTAGAGCACCGATATCAAAGACGTAAGCCGCAGCCTGGAGGTTAACCGCGATCAAGGCGATAAGAAAGTTCATCAAAGGCCCAGCCGCCGCTACCGCAGCTCCCGCCCAAGTCGTTTTCAGTTTTCGATGCGTCACTGGTACGGGCTTGGCATAACCAAAGCCGATTAATACCACAAATAACAGCCCCATCGGGTCAATGTGGTTGATGGGATTTAAGTTTAAACGCCCCATTTTTTCTGCCGTATCATCGCCAAGAAGCTTCGCCGAATAGGCATGACCGAATTCGTGAAGCGTTAATGAAAAGATGATAACGAATAAAACAATCGCGAAAATGGCGTAATGGCCATTGGTAAGTAATGGAAGCATGTGCTTTCTCTAAAAGTTAGATATGTGCAATTTAGGGACTTTACCACCGATTTACAAGTCCAGCCGAGGTTTGCAATATTCCAACAAAGGCTGTAAAAGTAATAAAAAATAGGGGAAATATTATGAAACAGACATTATTGGGCTTGCTAATGATGGCATTGCTTCAACCCATCAGCTATGCCGACACGCATGACACAAAAAATCAGAAAATCGATCAAAGCGCCGACGCTCTAGAGCAGAAAGTCATTGATTGGCGTCGTCACCTCCACCAAAACCCAGAGCTGGGTAATCGCGAATTTGAGACCAGTAAATATATTGCTACACACTTGAAAGCACTCGGATTAGAGGTGCAAACAGGTGTAGCGCACACTGGGGTTGTCGCTGTGTTAAAAGGCGGAAGCCCTGGGCCTGTGGTCGCTTTAAGAGCCGACATGGACGCTCTCCCCGTTAAAGAACGTGTCGACCTGCCCTTTGCGTCAAAAGCAACTGGTGAATATATGGGCAAAGAGGTTCCTGTGATGCATGCCTGTGGTCACGATACGCATGTAGCCATTTTAATGGGTGTTGCAGAAATTTTATCAGGCATGAAAGACGAGCTACCTGGGAGCGTGAAGTTTATTTTCCAACCCGCAGAGGAAGGCCCTCCCCCGGGTGAAGAAGGCGGCGCTGAGCTGATGGTTAAACAAGACGTTCTTAAAAACCCTGACGTTGACGTGATCTTCGGATTGCATATCTCAGCCGGAACTGACGTCGGTAAAATTAATATTCGAAAAGAAGGCATCATGGCCAGCTCTGATGACTTTAAAATTACCATTGATGGTAAGCAAGCTCATGGCTCAACCCCTTGGGACTCTGTCGATCCGATTGTTACAGCGTCGCAAATCATCAATAGCTTACAAACCATTGTCAGCCGTCATATGCCACTAACGCAGCAGGCGTCAGTAGTCACCGTTGGCTCTATACATGGCGGCGTTCGCTCAAACATTATTCCTGAAAAAGTTGAAATGCTCGGGACTATTCGCACGCTCAGTGAAACTGATCGCACGAGAATTCACGAACTAGTACGCAAGAAAGCAACCGCCGTCGGTGAAAGCATGGGCGCCACAGTCACTGTTGATTTACCCTTCTCTTCGGCCTACCCAGTGACCTATAACAACCCTGCATTAACTGATGAAATGATGCCGACATTAGAAGCTGTAGCCGGTGCTGACAATATTCAAATCATTAACCCCATTACTGGCGCTGAAGACTTTTCATTTTATGCACGAGAAGTTCCTGGAGTCTTTTTCTTTTTAGGCGGTAAGCCTAAAGGTCTCCCCGCCTCGGAAGCTGCTCCGCACCATACGCCAGACTTTTATATTGATGAGTCAGGCTTAAAGCTTGGCGTAAAAGCCCTTTCGCGCTTGGCGGTTGATTATATGGAAGCGCATGCGAAGGATAAGAAGTAAGCGCCGTTTTAGGTATTAATAACTCCTTCAACCAGCAGAGATAAAGGCTTTTTATCTCTGCTGCATACCGTTATACTTTCCAGCCAAAGAATTGAGTCAAGCGAATGATTGGTAGTTGAGATGGCAAAGAAGAAAGTCTACATCGCATACACTGGCGGTACCATTGGGATGAAACCCAGTGACCAAGGTTTTGTGCCACAAAAAGGCTTTCTTGGTGCGACCCTAAAAAGCTTTCCTGAGTTTCAGCACCCCGAAATGCCAGACATCACCATCCATGATTACGCCGAGCCCATTGACTCAGCTAATATGTCGCCCGAGGACTGGCATCACATTGCTGAAGATATTGAACGCAATTACGACGATTACGATGGTTTTGTGGTACTGCATGGCACTGATACGATGGCCTACACGGCCTCAGCATTATCATTCATGTTAGAGGGCTTGCAAAAGCCGGTGATTTTTACAGGTTCACAAATTCCTCTAACTCAGTTAAGAACGGACGCGCGTGATAATTTAATCAATGCAGTTTACTTGGCAGCGAATTACCCTATTCCTGAAGTCAGTTTATTCTTTCATGATCACTTGCATCGTGGAAATCGCACGATTAAGACTGATGCGGATGGTTTTGCAGCATTTAGCTCACCGAATATGCCGCCGTTGGCCAGCATCGGTAGCACCATCAAGGTTCGCGAACACCTCGTTTGGCAGCGCAAACATAAAGAGCTGACCGTTAGACGCTTCAGTTCGCCCAAAATTGCGATTCTGACATTATTCCCTGGAATTTCTGATGACTTAGTCAGAGACTTCCTGGCACAAGATCTAGATGGCGTCGTATTGCAGAGTTTTGGCGCAGGTAATGCACCAGTGAATAACAAGCCTTTGATGCAAGCCATCGATAATGCCACCAGCCAAGGTAAAGTTATAGTGAACTGTACTCAGTGCCTAAAAGGCTCCGTCAATATGAGCACTTATGAAACGGGCCAAGTTCTAATGGATGCTGGGGTAACGTCTGGTTTTGATATGACGACCGAAGCCGCGCTTGCAAAGCTATACTATTTATTTAGCCGAGGGCTTGATGCCGATACTATCCGTGACAATATGGTGATCAGCTTACGCGGGGAGTTAACTAACTAACACTCCGTACGAATATCGATAACTACCTTCGTTTTTACCGAGTTAGCAATAAAACAAAGTTCGTGTGCCTGATGATGTATTTTTTCGATTTGGTCTAAACTAGGTACTTTATTGCCGGAAAACCTCACATAAGGGCGAAGTGTCACTGTCTCAACAAAAGCTCTGCCTTGCTCATCTTCCCCCATCACGCCAATAGCATCGTCTTCATAACTATCGACTATGAGTCGCTTTTTCGCTGCAATCGACAAAAAGAATAGCATATGACAGCTCGATAGTGATGCGACAAAAGCTTCTTCCGGATCAACGTTGGCTTCAACCGAATACGGCAGCGGCACGATATGAGGCGATGAAGAAGCTTCGACAGTTGCCCCTCCATCAAAGTGCCATTGATGGCCACGGCTGTATTGATTATTGATGAATGCTTGATCACCGCGTGACCAGCTTATATGCGCAAAATGCTGTCCCATATCAATCACACCACTCGAAAAAACATTTTGTAGACCACCGCATATATACTAAAGCTGCGACACATACCCAACGTTAATGCGTATTTTTACCTGGAATAATCATCGATGGGTCGATGACAAAAGAGTCTTTGGACTGGCGCTCATTGGCTGACTGTCCAGGATAAGCATCACGCATCTTTTTGCCTGTCACCAAGTCACCGTCTTTGGTCACGGTAAAAGGCTCAGCATCATCATTCGTTTGGCTCGCTTTATACATCATGATGGCTTGGATACAGGTTTCTTTTTGTTGTTCAGTCAAAGCCGTACCGTCAGGCCATTTCCCCGTCTCCACAGCATCAGAAAAGCGCTCGATCATGTCTGGGGTTAATGTTTTGATAAGTTGCGAAAAGTCCATAGCAGGATAAAAGAAGTCAAGATGACGCAATTATGCAGCGTTTCGCTGAAGTTTTCCAGTGTGAATGACTCTTCTTTACTTCCTCCCTATCAATAATAAAACGTAAAGTCTTCATGAACTTAGCGACTTCTACCTCTATTGCTTCACACTGATTATGTGATATAGTTAACAATATATAGCTGTATCTTGATGTACCACTGGGGAATTCCACTAAGGTTATCTATGTCATTGATCAAGGTCAAAGTACCTACCGATTCTATTGATATTGGAATGTTTGTCGTTGAACTCGACAGACCGTGGACTGATGTGCCCTTACCTTTCCAGAAGTTCGAAATTTCTACAGAGCGAGAAATCAAGGTACTGAGCGAATACTGTAAATACGTTTATATCGAAATAGATGCCTTCCTATGGCAGAAGAAAAAACAACAGCTTGCAAACAAGTCTTCAACGAGTACTTTACCTGAAAACACCCCAATTCATCACGAGTTGCCTCGAGCATCGAGTACTTTCCAATCGGCCAAAGAGTTCGTCATAGAATTATTTGAGTCGACAAAGTTGGGCTTAGACTTGGATTTAGAGCAAAGTAAACAAGTCATCAATAACTGTATTACCAGTATTCTCTCGAATGCTAATGCCTTATTCTGGCTAACTCGAATTAAAGATCGCACCCACTATACCGCAGAGCACAGCTTAAGAGTGTCCATATTAGCCATTGCTTTTGGAAACTACCTTAAGATGGATCGAAAGCAGCTCGAGTTGCTGGGGCTGTGTGGCCTGCTTCATGATTTAGGTCAAACTCAAATACCTGAAGATATCGTCAAAAAGGCTGGGCCTTTAAACGAAGCAGAGTATCGCGTTATGCAGAAACACAGTTTGTTGGGACATGAACTGGTGATTCATGATCAAACGATCGACTCAGCGGTTAAAGATGTTATCTTAAATCATCACATCCATTATGATGGCAAAGGCTACCCTAAAGGGTTAGCTGGAAACTCTCTCAGTAAATTTTGTCGTATGGTTAGTATCATTGATGCTTATGACTCAATCACTAGCGAGAGTCCTTTCAAACTCAGCCGTTCTCCTCGTGAAGCTTTAAAAATACTCTTCGATCAACGTGATAAACAATTTGATGGCAAATTAGTCGGCAAGTTTATCCAAATGATGGGGATTTACCCACCTGGCAGCTTGGTTCGAATGGCTAATGGCGAAGTCGGGATTGTCATATCAACCGACAGTAAGCATAAATTACAACCTAAAGTTGAGTTGGTTCAGGATGATAATGGTCGCCTCAAGCGCTCTATTATTATTGACTTAAAGCGCCAGCCCAAAGATGCTAATGGCGAACCTTACAAAATAGCTGCCTCCCTACCTGATGGCTCGATGGGCTTCGATATGCGCCAGTATATCCAAACCACCCATCAGTGCTAACCTCTAGATTTTTTGTAAAATTTAAGCTTTTACTGGACAGTAAGCAGCTTGTCTATCATCATATAACACATTGAAAAAACATCTCATTCGTTGAATAACACCATTCTAAACGGACTACCCAACTCGACATTATGCAGACACTTGACTTAGCCCTTATTTTAACTGGAATTCTTGCCTTAGGTATTGGCGCTCAATGGCTCGCCTGGTACTTAAAGCAGCCTTCAATTTTATTCTTATTATTAATAGGAATTTTGATTGGTCCAATTCTTGGTTTTTTTAACCCTGATGAAACTTTAGGCGATCTACTGTTCCCATTTATTTCATTAGGCGTTGCGGTTATCCTCTTTGAAGGCTCCTTAACCC
The DNA window shown above is from Kangiella marina and carries:
- a CDS encoding site-2 protease family protein, whose protein sequence is MLPLLTNGHYAIFAIVLFVIIFSLTLHEFGHAYSAKLLGDDTAEKMGRLNLNPINHIDPMGLLFVVLIGFGYAKPVPVTHRKLKTTWAGAAVAAAGPLMNFLIALIAVNLQAAAYVFDIGALQSNVAQTSLSFLALINILLMLFNLLPIGPLDGHYVMEWLLPKSMKYKYHQWNGKYGTFFFLGLVVLSILGVPVFSFLWSAAQTMSGWINFFV
- a CDS encoding HD-GYP domain-containing protein, whose translation is MSLIKVKVPTDSIDIGMFVVELDRPWTDVPLPFQKFEISTEREIKVLSEYCKYVYIEIDAFLWQKKKQQLANKSSTSTLPENTPIHHELPRASSTFQSAKEFVIELFESTKLGLDLDLEQSKQVINNCITSILSNANALFWLTRIKDRTHYTAEHSLRVSILAIAFGNYLKMDRKQLELLGLCGLLHDLGQTQIPEDIVKKAGPLNEAEYRVMQKHSLLGHELVIHDQTIDSAVKDVILNHHIHYDGKGYPKGLAGNSLSKFCRMVSIIDAYDSITSESPFKLSRSPREALKILFDQRDKQFDGKLVGKFIQMMGIYPPGSLVRMANGEVGIVISTDSKHKLQPKVELVQDDNGRLKRSIIIDLKRQPKDANGEPYKIAASLPDGSMGFDMRQYIQTTHQC
- the ansA gene encoding asparaginase — encoded protein: MAKKKVYIAYTGGTIGMKPSDQGFVPQKGFLGATLKSFPEFQHPEMPDITIHDYAEPIDSANMSPEDWHHIAEDIERNYDDYDGFVVLHGTDTMAYTASALSFMLEGLQKPVIFTGSQIPLTQLRTDARDNLINAVYLAANYPIPEVSLFFHDHLHRGNRTIKTDADGFAAFSSPNMPPLASIGSTIKVREHLVWQRKHKELTVRRFSSPKIAILTLFPGISDDLVRDFLAQDLDGVVLQSFGAGNAPVNNKPLMQAIDNATSQGKVIVNCTQCLKGSVNMSTYETGQVLMDAGVTSGFDMTTEAALAKLYYLFSRGLDADTIRDNMVISLRGELTN
- a CDS encoding amidohydrolase encodes the protein MKQTLLGLLMMALLQPISYADTHDTKNQKIDQSADALEQKVIDWRRHLHQNPELGNREFETSKYIATHLKALGLEVQTGVAHTGVVAVLKGGSPGPVVALRADMDALPVKERVDLPFASKATGEYMGKEVPVMHACGHDTHVAILMGVAEILSGMKDELPGSVKFIFQPAEEGPPPGEEGGAELMVKQDVLKNPDVDVIFGLHISAGTDVGKINIRKEGIMASSDDFKITIDGKQAHGSTPWDSVDPIVTASQIINSLQTIVSRHMPLTQQASVVTVGSIHGGVRSNIIPEKVEMLGTIRTLSETDRTRIHELVRKKATAVGESMGATVTVDLPFSSAYPVTYNNPALTDEMMPTLEAVAGADNIQIINPITGAEDFSFYAREVPGVFFFLGGKPKGLPASEAAPHHTPDFYIDESGLKLGVKALSRLAVDYMEAHAKDKK
- a CDS encoding OsmC family protein, which codes for MGQHFAHISWSRGDQAFINNQYSRGHQWHFDGGATVEASSSPHIVPLPYSVEANVDPEEAFVASLSSCHMLFFLSIAAKKRLIVDSYEDDAIGVMGEDEQGRAFVETVTLRPYVRFSGNKVPSLDQIEKIHHQAHELCFIANSVKTKVVIDIRTEC
- a CDS encoding YeaC family protein — protein: MRHLDFFYPAMDFSQLIKTLTPDMIERFSDAVETGKWPDGTALTEQQKETCIQAIMMYKASQTNDDAEPFTVTKDGDLVTGKKMRDAYPGQSANERQSKDSFVIDPSMIIPGKNTH
- a CDS encoding acyl-CoA dehydrogenase, whose amino-acid sequence is MLTIILLLALMGALYHRASLKVTSLVLAAILVAWSAYDGIPYVHWILFLAIFVPLNLTFVRRKLSARLLDVFKGIMPRISDTEQEALDAGTVWWEAEMFGGKPNWKRFHNFQKATLSKEEQEFIEGPLEELCSMINDWQITHIDRDLPPEVWNFIKEKGFFSFIIPKEYGGLGFSSYAQSRVLTKINSLSATAGSIVSVPNSLGPAELLMHYGTQEQRDHYLPRLAKGEDVPCFALTAIEAGSDAGGIPDKGVICKGQWNGKEVVGMKLTWNKRYITLAPVASLLGLAFKLYDPEGLLGDKEDLGITCALIPTDTDGVEIGRRHYPLSTPFQNGPTTGKDVFVPLDYIIGGPDNAGKGWRMLVDCLSAGRAISLPSSANGGVKMASYTTGAYARIRRQFNVPVGYMEGVMEALARIAGKTYMVDSMLTFTASGIDSGEKPSVASAIVKCHTTALARDVACDGMDVHGGKAVMMGPKNYMARAYQGAPISITVEGANILTRSLIIYGQGSIRCHPYVLKEIQATQNENRKEAIKDFDKALFSHVGFAMSNKIRTFWLGLTASLLVKKPQSDFTGRYYQRITRFSSALAFLSDVTMGVLGGELKRREMISGRLGDMLSNLYIASSVLKMYHDKGRPEHDKEIVQWSLEHCLYETQMAADGVLKNFPIGWLGKALRIVVFPLGLPLSPPSDKLSRKLARQLQEPQAMREELTHGAFKSESEGSNLYKVDKALRLQLEMEPIVKKFSQALGKRAGNHQVVPFAKEALDAGHITQDEYQLVLDAEEARLEVINVDDFAPEEMKHHLSEN